The following proteins are co-located in the Polymorphospora rubra genome:
- a CDS encoding DUF3097 domain-containing protein → MYGEDVLAGDWRRRRVTPEVDADPDLVVEDADSGFCGAVVGFESGAVVLEDRHGRRRNFPLLPAAFLLDGRPVTLRRPARVEVPAARRRTASGSVAVAGVRAQVAKASRIWVEGIHDAALVERIWGDDLRIEGVVVEPLDGIDDLVAEVRRFEPGPDRRLGVLVDHLVAGSKESRIVASVTSPYVLVTGHPYVDVWQAVKPAKVGIRAWPQVPPGRPWKEGVCAALGVAEPADMWRHILGRVDSFHDVETPLINAMERLIDFVTVPQD, encoded by the coding sequence ATGTATGGGGAGGACGTGCTGGCGGGCGACTGGCGGCGGCGACGGGTGACGCCCGAGGTCGACGCCGATCCCGACCTTGTGGTCGAGGACGCCGATTCCGGTTTCTGCGGTGCGGTCGTCGGGTTCGAGTCCGGGGCGGTGGTGCTGGAGGACCGGCACGGCCGGCGCCGCAACTTCCCGTTGCTGCCGGCGGCGTTCCTGCTCGACGGCCGCCCGGTGACGTTGCGCCGGCCGGCTCGGGTGGAGGTGCCGGCCGCCCGGCGGCGTACGGCTTCGGGATCGGTGGCGGTCGCGGGCGTCCGGGCGCAGGTGGCCAAGGCCAGCCGGATCTGGGTCGAGGGCATCCACGACGCGGCACTGGTCGAGCGGATCTGGGGCGACGATCTGCGGATCGAGGGCGTGGTCGTGGAGCCGCTGGACGGCATCGACGACCTGGTCGCCGAGGTACGCCGGTTCGAACCCGGGCCGGACCGGCGGCTGGGCGTGCTCGTGGACCATCTCGTGGCGGGGTCGAAGGAGAGCCGGATCGTGGCCTCGGTGACGTCGCCGTACGTGCTGGTGACCGGGCACCCGTACGTCGACGTGTGGCAGGCGGTGAAGCCGGCGAAGGTGGGTATCCGGGCGTGGCCGCAGGTGCCGCCCGGCCGGCCGTGGAAAGAGGGTGTGTGCGCCGCCCTCGGGGTGGCCGAGCCGGCCGACATGTGGCGGCACATCCTGGGCCGGGTGGACAGCTTCCACGACGTGGAGACGCCGCTGATCAACGCCATGGAGCGGTTGATCGACTTCGTGACCGTGCCGCAGGACTGA